In one Methylocaldum szegediense genomic region, the following are encoded:
- a CDS encoding ABC transporter permease → MVKIPFSYSWKSLLARKATSALTAAGMALVVYVFATVLMLSEGLKQTLVATGSDDNVVLIRQGAETEVQSTIEREQAAIIESAPEIAYAPNGTKFASKEVMVLMTLPKRGSDKPSNVTIRGLSEKGLELRPQVRLLEGRMFRPGSSEIVAGRKIAENFKGAGIGETLRFGLRDWAVVGVTDAGNTAFSSEIWGDAEQLMQAFRRTAYSAVVAKLADVSLLERFKVRIESDPRMKVEAKRETDFYAEQSEMLANFLKILGMTLSVIFSLGAIIGAVITMYGAVASRTREIGTLRALGFRRVGILSAFLFESLLLGLIGGLVGVALASTMQFLTVSTLNWQTFSELAFTFTLTPAIAFQSLAFSLFMGLVGGLLPAFRAARMDLIEALRAV, encoded by the coding sequence ATGGTGAAAATACCCTTCTCTTACTCGTGGAAGAGCCTATTGGCGCGCAAGGCAACCTCCGCTTTGACTGCGGCAGGGATGGCCCTGGTCGTTTATGTATTCGCCACCGTGTTGATGCTCTCGGAAGGTCTCAAGCAAACCCTGGTAGCGACCGGAAGCGACGATAACGTAGTCTTGATTCGGCAGGGGGCGGAGACGGAAGTGCAAAGTACGATCGAGCGGGAACAGGCCGCGATCATCGAGAGTGCGCCTGAAATCGCTTACGCCCCGAACGGAACCAAGTTTGCCTCCAAGGAGGTCATGGTCTTGATGACCCTGCCCAAGCGGGGCAGCGACAAGCCTTCCAATGTAACTATCCGGGGCTTGTCGGAAAAAGGACTAGAGCTGAGGCCACAGGTACGTTTACTCGAAGGCCGCATGTTTCGCCCCGGATCGTCGGAAATCGTCGCCGGAAGGAAGATCGCGGAGAATTTCAAAGGGGCCGGTATCGGGGAAACGCTACGCTTCGGCCTGCGCGACTGGGCTGTGGTGGGCGTGACGGACGCGGGAAACACCGCCTTCAGCTCCGAAATCTGGGGCGACGCCGAGCAGTTGATGCAAGCTTTTCGGCGAACGGCTTATTCAGCCGTCGTTGCCAAGCTTGCCGACGTCTCTCTGCTGGAACGCTTCAAAGTCCGTATCGAATCCGATCCGCGCATGAAAGTGGAAGCTAAACGGGAAACGGATTTTTACGCCGAGCAGTCGGAAATGCTGGCGAATTTTCTGAAGATACTCGGGATGACACTGAGCGTGATATTTTCGCTCGGGGCGATTATCGGGGCAGTCATCACGATGTACGGCGCGGTGGCGAGCCGGACCCGCGAAATCGGCACTTTGAGAGCTCTCGGTTTTCGCCGGGTCGGCATCCTCAGCGCTTTTCTTTTCGAGTCCTTGCTCTTGGGACTGATCGGCGGATTGGTCGGTGTCGCATTGGCATCCACTATGCAGTTTTTGACGGTTTCCACTCTCAACTGGCAGACTTTTTCCGAACTGGCATTCACGTTTACGCTGACGCCCGCGATCGCTTTTCAGTCACTGGCGTTCTCGCTGTTCATGGGGCTGGTGGGCGGTCTGCTTCCTGCTTTTCGCGCGGCCCGCATGGACCTCATCGAGGCGTTAAGAGCCGTCTGA
- a CDS encoding ABC transporter permease has translation MLIFLRLTLRNLLRHKLRTGLTALGIVIAIVAFVLLRTVVDAWYAGAEATSANRLITRNAISLTFPLPISYANRIRQVDGITGLSYSNWFGGVYIDERNFFPQFAIEPKSYLELYPELVLSESEKAAFLKDRKGAIAGRKLAQEYGWKVGDVIPLKGTIYAGNWSFVLRGIYRGAERKTDETLFLFHWDNLNETLKKTDPARADKVGIFVLRIDRADRAAELSEAVDRLFENSLAETLTETEEAFQLGFVAMTEAILIAIKMVSFVVIAIIMAVMANTMAMSARERRREYATLKAVGFGPRYLLMLILGESLALSIGSGILGIVAAFPAAGFLASKFGTLFPVFEISTHTIELGLLASCMIGLAAAVFPAWRIITLSVSEGLRSIG, from the coding sequence ATGCTGATTTTCCTGCGTCTTACGCTGCGAAATCTCTTGCGGCACAAACTTCGCACCGGCCTGACCGCGCTTGGCATCGTCATCGCGATCGTGGCTTTCGTGCTTCTTAGAACCGTGGTCGACGCCTGGTACGCCGGTGCCGAGGCGACATCGGCCAATCGCCTCATTACCCGAAACGCTATATCGCTGACATTCCCGTTGCCGATCAGTTATGCGAATCGGATTCGCCAAGTTGATGGGATTACCGGGCTGAGCTATTCAAATTGGTTCGGCGGCGTGTATATCGACGAAAGGAATTTTTTCCCCCAGTTCGCCATAGAACCGAAAAGCTATCTCGAACTTTACCCTGAACTTGTTTTGTCCGAATCGGAAAAAGCCGCTTTTCTAAAGGACCGGAAAGGCGCGATCGCCGGCCGTAAGCTGGCTCAAGAGTACGGCTGGAAAGTCGGCGACGTGATCCCGCTCAAAGGAACCATCTACGCCGGAAATTGGAGTTTCGTCTTGCGCGGCATTTATCGCGGGGCGGAAAGAAAGACCGACGAGACGCTGTTCCTGTTTCATTGGGACAATCTCAACGAGACCTTGAAGAAGACGGACCCCGCTCGGGCCGATAAGGTAGGCATTTTCGTTCTTCGCATCGACCGTGCCGATCGTGCGGCGGAACTCTCAGAGGCGGTGGACCGGCTTTTCGAGAATTCGCTCGCCGAGACCTTGACCGAGACCGAGGAAGCGTTCCAGCTCGGCTTTGTCGCTATGACGGAGGCCATCCTGATCGCCATCAAGATGGTGTCCTTCGTGGTTATCGCTATCATCATGGCGGTGATGGCAAACACCATGGCCATGAGTGCCCGCGAACGCCGGCGCGAGTATGCGACGCTTAAGGCGGTCGGGTTCGGGCCGCGCTACCTGCTCATGCTTATTCTGGGCGAATCTCTAGCCTTGTCGATCGGGTCCGGTATTCTGGGCATCGTGGCCGCTTTCCCGGCAGCCGGTTTTTTGGCGTCCAAGTTCGGCACGCTTTTTCCCGTGTTTGAAATATCCACGCACACCATCGAGCTCGGTTTGCTCGCATCCTGCATGATCGGGTTGGCAGCGGCGGTGTTTCCCGCGTGGCGCATCATCACCTTGTCGGTCAGCGAGGGATTGCGAAGCATCGGCTAG
- a CDS encoding DUF5063 domain-containing protein — MIWSQLDFTERKTVIEEKEPLEAVAEAAHNYCRLIEHVRVNRLDEWLKCVENALLKLDVAVRRLASQEPYHAYKLAHDLDERFESYLRLKRHLDPYDELSPDPDSPLYDDLSFGNLSENLTDIYFEVKRGLMSYETKARGEWSAQRIWSDGYRNYWRQHLNEARKRLSLIRLSG, encoded by the coding sequence ATGATTTGGAGTCAATTGGACTTTACCGAACGAAAAACCGTGATTGAGGAAAAAGAACCGCTCGAAGCAGTCGCCGAAGCCGCGCACAATTATTGCCGATTGATCGAGCACGTCAGAGTCAATCGACTGGACGAATGGCTGAAGTGCGTGGAGAACGCTTTGCTGAAATTGGACGTCGCCGTGAGACGCCTCGCGTCTCAGGAACCCTACCACGCCTACAAACTGGCTCATGACCTCGATGAGCGTTTTGAGTCCTATCTCCGCCTCAAGCGTCATTTGGACCCCTACGATGAGCTCTCGCCGGACCCCGACTCGCCCTTGTACGACGACCTGAGCTTCGGAAACCTTTCGGAAAACCTGACCGATATTTATTTCGAAGTAAAGCGAGGGCTGATGTCCTACGAAACCAAAGCCCGCGGAGAATGGTCTGCACAGCGGATTTGGTCCGATGGCTATCGCAACTACTGGCGGCAACATTTAAACGAGGCGCGCAAACGTCTCAGCCTCATCCGTTTATCGGGATAA
- a CDS encoding spermine/spermidine synthase domain-containing protein yields the protein MRKYGGVLVHCRRDHIGIIEVVDTHGVRSLHFGTHPRQSAISLAEPEKLELSYARAMLVGLLFKPDPRKILLLGLGGGTLAKFLLNHFPACRIDAVECRAAVAEIAYEYFGLPRDERLAVHVSDGNEFVCAEADRRGAEYDHILVDVFDDEGLAEMVNQQDFFSASQRLLRPEGVLAVNLWATQTRSQRQSMGLLNLYFERRTMRLQVPGRGNVIGFGLGERVQCADMAGLKERAKTWELALGIEFPRFLRLLSYSGWR from the coding sequence ATGCGAAAGTACGGTGGCGTTCTTGTTCATTGTCGCCGCGACCATATCGGCATCATCGAGGTCGTCGACACGCATGGCGTGCGCTCTCTTCATTTCGGCACCCATCCCAGACAGAGCGCGATATCGCTCGCTGAACCCGAGAAATTGGAACTTTCTTACGCGCGAGCGATGCTTGTAGGACTCTTGTTCAAACCCGATCCGCGCAAGATTCTCCTGCTGGGATTGGGCGGCGGTACACTTGCGAAATTCCTGCTCAATCATTTCCCCGCATGTCGGATCGATGCAGTGGAGTGCCGGGCGGCGGTTGCCGAGATCGCGTACGAATATTTCGGTCTCCCGAGGGACGAGCGGCTCGCCGTTCACGTGTCGGACGGCAACGAATTCGTCTGCGCCGAAGCCGACCGGCGGGGGGCGGAATACGATCACATCTTAGTGGACGTGTTCGACGACGAGGGTTTGGCGGAAATGGTGAACCAGCAGGACTTCTTTTCGGCAAGTCAAAGGCTTTTGCGCCCTGAGGGCGTACTCGCCGTAAATTTGTGGGCGACGCAGACCCGGTCGCAGCGGCAGTCCATGGGGTTGCTTAATCTGTATTTCGAACGACGCACGATGCGCTTGCAGGTTCCCGGCCGGGGCAATGTGATCGGGTTCGGCCTCGGAGAGCGTGTTCAATGCGCCGATATGGCCGGCTTGAAGGAGCGGGCCAAAACCTGGGAATTGGCCCTCGGTATCGAGTTTCCTCGCTTTTTGCGCCTGCTGTCCTATTCCGGCTGGCGCTAA
- a CDS encoding MEKHLA domain-containing protein codes for MADHIAILRDSYRHWTGRELVDPRMNHHEAARYLFFAPFAVLSHDNAKDPIFNYANRTAMSLFGMNWAELTAFPSRLSAERQNQENRERLLAEVMERGYVDDYRGIRISKQQRRFLIEHVTIWNLLDARGIYCGQAARFSDWKFV; via the coding sequence TTGGCCGACCACATAGCCATTTTGAGAGACAGTTACCGGCATTGGACCGGTCGCGAACTGGTCGATCCGAGAATGAATCATCATGAAGCCGCGCGGTATCTGTTTTTCGCTCCCTTCGCCGTGCTCTCTCACGATAACGCCAAGGATCCAATTTTCAACTATGCCAACCGAACCGCGATGAGCTTGTTCGGTATGAATTGGGCGGAACTTACCGCATTTCCTTCACGTCTCTCCGCCGAACGGCAAAATCAGGAAAATCGGGAACGCCTTCTGGCCGAAGTCATGGAGCGCGGATATGTTGACGATTATCGGGGAATTCGCATCTCGAAGCAGCAGCGGCGCTTTTTGATCGAGCATGTCACGATTTGGAATCTGCTCGATGCCAGGGGCATCTATTGCGGCCAAGCGGCGAGGTTCTCCGATTGGAAATTCGTCTAG
- a CDS encoding PEP-CTERM/exosortase system-associated acyltransferase, with protein sequence MMFDSRYEVVLADTEDSKEIHYALRYRVFCLEKRFENPTRFGRQMEMDQYDSQAVHFLVKDRVTNNWIAAARLIFNSVESLPISTVANIEIPERLHNVVIAEFSRLLILNSFRHSQRQAPAEPEILLGLIRAAREYSLSQNTENWVFLCRRAINRILGSVGIAMEQIGPACVYRGIRVPYLMDLNKAFDNVPRVSPRTHQMFSRTQTYFCYSDLYNLRVA encoded by the coding sequence ATGATGTTCGACAGTCGTTATGAAGTCGTGCTCGCAGATACAGAGGATAGTAAAGAGATTCACTATGCGTTGCGGTACAGAGTTTTTTGTTTAGAAAAGCGATTTGAAAATCCCACTCGTTTCGGCCGGCAAATGGAAATGGATCAGTACGATAGCCAAGCAGTCCATTTTTTGGTTAAGGACCGAGTGACAAACAATTGGATTGCTGCCGCGCGTTTGATTTTTAACTCGGTGGAGTCACTGCCGATCAGTACCGTCGCTAATATCGAAATCCCGGAGCGCCTTCATAACGTCGTCATTGCAGAGTTTTCGAGGCTTCTCATACTAAACTCTTTCCGCCACTCGCAAAGACAGGCGCCTGCCGAGCCGGAAATTTTGCTGGGACTAATCCGCGCGGCAAGGGAATATAGCTTGAGTCAAAATACTGAAAATTGGGTGTTCTTGTGCCGTCGGGCTATCAATAGAATTTTAGGAAGTGTAGGGATCGCTATGGAGCAAATCGGTCCGGCATGTGTGTATAGAGGAATTAGAGTCCCTTATTTGATGGATTTGAATAAAGCATTTGACAACGTCCCGCGCGTTTCTCCACGGACACATCAGATGTTTTCCCGAACCCAAACGTATTTCTGTTACTCGGATCTCTATAATCTTCGGGTGGCGTAA
- a CDS encoding efflux RND transporter permease subunit: MIIAALASGLQFLKFSNDYRVFFDKWNPQLQALEEIHNVYTDDDPVLFVITPKKGNVFSKDTLASVEWLTREAWKIPYIRRVDSLQNFQYSRAENDDLVVSDLYRNADSLSRTQIEKIRDIALTDPQLVGRIINPCGTVTGVFATFHLPGLDRQKEVPEIMRHAEKLRNQLVKSNPNLDVRLAGAVVISNEFTAASSRDMAILAPLIVVLIAATLRLLLGSALTAIAALSVIALTLAGTMGMAGWLGFVISPASVIAPNVLLTVAVADSVHVLVDFLNDLSTLNVTHKSDPVKRARYIAIILSIEQTIKPIFITTLTTAIGFLSLNFSDSPPFRDLGNIVAMGVALAFFLTVFFLPALLAVLPIAHHQRKDRKSHSQLFDKFARVVIAKRKPLTIVLAVVVAGLSAMIPLNELNDDVVKYFSEKSEFRQDWTYTTSNLTGLYTLEYSIKAKEPGGINDPEYLQVIERFADWFASQPETLHIDSILDIHKRLNKNMHGDDPDWYRLPDNKEIAAQYLLLYEMSLPPGLELNDRINIDKSASRLVVTVKDLPSNEMLDLERRADEWLTHNAPDYMKARAGSTPLMFAHIGQTNIQGMIEGTALEFIVIALILMVALRSFRLGLLSLIPNMIPAAMAFGFWALIQGKINLGLSVVANMTLGIVVDDTVHFLSNYVHAQRNLGKKAESAVRYTFRHVGKAMAVSTLVLSAGFGTLIFSSYELNAQMGLLTTITILFALLGDLLLLPSLLLFKLPARKNSREHTP; encoded by the coding sequence GTGATCATAGCAGCGCTCGCATCCGGGCTGCAGTTTCTCAAATTCAGCAACGACTACCGAGTTTTTTTTGATAAGTGGAATCCGCAGTTACAGGCGCTGGAAGAAATCCATAACGTCTACACGGACGATGATCCGGTCCTTTTTGTCATCACGCCCAAGAAAGGAAACGTATTTTCGAAAGACACGCTCGCGAGCGTCGAATGGCTTACCCGGGAAGCTTGGAAAATACCTTATATAAGGCGCGTGGATTCACTGCAAAATTTCCAATATAGCCGCGCCGAGAATGACGACTTAGTCGTCTCCGACCTCTATCGGAACGCAGACTCTTTAAGCCGCACGCAAATTGAAAAGATCCGCGACATCGCGCTGACCGATCCCCAACTGGTCGGAAGAATCATCAACCCCTGCGGTACCGTGACCGGCGTCTTCGCAACATTCCATCTACCTGGTCTCGACCGGCAGAAAGAAGTTCCGGAAATCATGCGGCACGCTGAGAAACTCCGAAACCAGCTGGTCAAGTCAAATCCGAACCTGGATGTCCGACTGGCTGGAGCCGTTGTCATCAGCAACGAATTCACCGCGGCATCGAGTCGTGATATGGCGATCCTCGCGCCTCTCATCGTAGTACTGATCGCTGCCACGCTGCGGCTGCTGCTGGGCTCGGCACTCACAGCGATTGCGGCACTGTCGGTGATCGCCCTGACGCTAGCGGGCACCATGGGCATGGCTGGCTGGTTGGGCTTTGTGATTTCACCAGCATCGGTTATCGCTCCGAACGTACTCCTCACGGTGGCCGTCGCCGATTCGGTTCATGTTTTAGTGGATTTTCTCAACGATCTCAGCACATTGAACGTTACACACAAGAGCGATCCGGTCAAGCGAGCCCGCTACATCGCGATCATTCTGTCGATCGAACAGACGATCAAACCGATCTTTATCACCACACTCACCACAGCGATTGGATTCCTCAGCCTGAATTTCAGCGATTCCCCGCCCTTTCGCGACCTGGGAAATATTGTGGCCATGGGCGTAGCGCTCGCATTCTTTTTAACCGTTTTCTTTCTGCCGGCGCTGTTGGCGGTCCTGCCGATTGCTCACCATCAGCGAAAAGACCGTAAATCCCATAGCCAGCTTTTCGATAAATTTGCGCGCGTCGTCATCGCGAAACGGAAGCCTTTAACTATCGTTCTGGCCGTTGTCGTCGCGGGCCTCAGCGCGATGATTCCACTTAATGAGTTGAACGACGACGTCGTTAAATATTTTTCCGAAAAATCGGAATTTAGGCAGGACTGGACCTATACCACAAGCAATCTGACCGGTCTCTATACACTGGAATACTCGATTAAAGCCAAGGAACCAGGAGGCATCAACGATCCTGAGTACCTCCAGGTCATCGAACGTTTTGCCGACTGGTTTGCTTCGCAGCCAGAAACGCTGCATATCGACAGCATCCTCGATATCCATAAACGGCTAAACAAAAACATGCATGGCGACGACCCCGATTGGTATCGCTTGCCCGACAACAAGGAAATCGCGGCCCAATATCTCCTTCTCTATGAGATGTCCTTGCCACCGGGGCTCGAACTTAACGACAGAATCAATATCGACAAATCGGCAAGCCGCCTCGTTGTCACCGTCAAAGATCTGCCCAGCAATGAAATGCTCGACCTGGAACGCCGCGCTGACGAATGGCTCACGCACAATGCCCCGGATTACATGAAAGCGCGTGCCGGAAGCACCCCGCTAATGTTCGCCCACATTGGCCAAACCAACATCCAGGGCATGATCGAAGGCACAGCGCTCGAGTTTATCGTGATCGCCCTCATTCTGATGGTTGCGCTGCGCTCGTTCAGGCTAGGCTTATTAAGCCTGATACCCAACATGATACCCGCCGCAATGGCCTTCGGATTCTGGGCCCTGATCCAGGGCAAAATTAACCTCGGGCTGTCCGTGGTCGCCAATATGACACTGGGCATTGTCGTGGACGATACGGTGCACTTCCTAAGCAACTACGTTCACGCCCAAAGGAACCTGGGGAAAAAGGCGGAGTCGGCAGTACGGTATACCTTCCGTCATGTAGGCAAGGCGATGGCGGTCAGCACCCTCGTCCTCTCGGCAGGATTCGGAACGTTGATTTTCTCGTCTTATGAACTCAACGCCCAAATGGGATTGCTCACGACAATCACTATTCTTTTCGCCTTGCTCGGCGATTTACTTCTGTTGCCGTCACTCTTGTTATTCAAATTGCCTGCGAGGAAAAACAGCCGTGAACACACTCCTTAG
- a CDS encoding ABC transporter ATP-binding protein, whose amino-acid sequence MSPIVEIENLTKHYWRGNQIVPVLTDINLVIGEGDFLALMGPSGSGKSTLLNLIAGLDRPTSGVLRVSGINIAELPEASLTDWRAANVGFIFQFYNLMPVLTAFENVELPLLLTGLSKRERREHVNLVLEMVGLADRMDHYPSQLSGGQQQRVAIARALVIDPVLIVADEPTGDLDRASAEDVLELMERLNVDLGKTIVMVTHDQRAAAKAHSIRHLDKGVLTDDPGAVA is encoded by the coding sequence ATGAGTCCGATCGTCGAAATCGAAAATCTCACCAAACATTATTGGCGAGGCAACCAGATCGTTCCGGTCCTCACCGACATCAACCTGGTCATCGGGGAAGGCGATTTTCTCGCGCTGATGGGACCGTCCGGCTCCGGCAAGAGCACACTGCTCAACCTGATCGCGGGGCTGGATCGGCCCACGAGCGGGGTTCTCAGGGTAAGCGGGATCAATATTGCCGAGCTGCCGGAAGCCAGCCTCACCGACTGGCGTGCGGCCAATGTCGGCTTCATCTTCCAGTTCTACAATCTCATGCCGGTCTTGACCGCGTTCGAGAACGTCGAGCTTCCGCTACTGTTGACCGGATTATCGAAACGGGAACGGCGGGAGCACGTGAATCTGGTTTTGGAGATGGTTGGCCTGGCGGACCGCATGGACCATTATCCGTCCCAACTGTCTGGCGGTCAGCAGCAACGCGTGGCCATTGCCCGCGCTCTGGTCATCGATCCTGTATTGATCGTGGCGGACGAGCCCACTGGCGACCTGGACCGCGCATCCGCGGAAGACGTCTTGGAACTTATGGAGCGTCTTAACGTAGACCTGGGCAAGACCATCGTCATGGTGACCCACGATCAGAGAGCCGCGGCTAAGGCGCATTCTATCCGGCACTTGGATAAAGGGGTCTTGACCGACGACCCCGGTGCTGTGGCTTAG
- a CDS encoding efflux RND transporter periplasmic adaptor subunit, which produces MVRRRLAILAVLAVSGLGVLVYSQLRGAVIESKVGTVSNIFPSQSFTLLNATGYVVPQTKADVASKATGRLERLDVEEGSFVKKGQIIAQLENRDLLANVNQAAANVAVAKTDLLKAEAELKESTLALNRARTLLQKKFVSQELYDAAVARHKKAVAAVESAKSAIAAAEAAYQGARVSLDYTFIRAPFDGIILSKNADIGDILAPFSSTTLSKGTVVSMADMNTLEVEVDVAESNLNQVRVGQPCEVQLDAFPDDRFRCSVDRIVPTVDRTKATVLVKVRFIDKDERILPDMSAKVAFLSRELAPDQRKPVSAVPPEAIVTRGASSVAFVLHGNRVEAVTVETGERIGDRVVVKSGLKAGDRVVLSPSEDLQDGAEVRIREAESS; this is translated from the coding sequence GTGGTCCGCAGACGTTTGGCCATCTTAGCGGTGTTGGCCGTATCCGGTTTGGGGGTTCTGGTTTACTCGCAACTTCGCGGCGCCGTCATAGAGAGCAAGGTCGGCACAGTTTCGAATATTTTTCCTTCGCAGAGCTTTACCTTGCTAAACGCCACCGGTTATGTAGTGCCACAGACCAAGGCAGACGTGGCGTCGAAGGCGACCGGGCGGCTCGAGAGGCTGGACGTTGAGGAAGGAAGTTTTGTCAAGAAGGGTCAGATCATTGCGCAGCTTGAAAATCGCGATCTACTGGCCAATGTTAACCAGGCGGCGGCCAATGTTGCGGTCGCAAAGACCGATTTGCTGAAAGCCGAAGCTGAGTTGAAGGAATCGACCCTGGCGTTGAACCGCGCCCGTACACTCCTACAGAAAAAATTTGTTTCTCAGGAACTGTATGACGCCGCGGTGGCTCGCCACAAAAAGGCGGTGGCCGCCGTGGAAAGCGCGAAGTCGGCGATCGCTGCTGCCGAAGCGGCGTATCAGGGCGCGCGAGTATCCTTGGATTACACCTTCATTCGAGCGCCTTTCGACGGCATCATCCTCAGCAAAAATGCGGATATCGGTGATATTCTGGCGCCGTTTTCATCGACGACCTTGTCGAAGGGGACCGTGGTTTCCATGGCCGATATGAATACCCTGGAGGTCGAGGTCGATGTGGCCGAGTCGAATCTCAATCAGGTGCGCGTTGGCCAGCCGTGCGAAGTCCAATTGGATGCCTTTCCGGATGACCGTTTTCGCTGCTCAGTGGACCGTATCGTGCCCACGGTGGACCGTACCAAGGCGACGGTGCTGGTTAAGGTGCGCTTTATCGATAAGGATGAGCGTATTTTGCCTGATATGAGCGCGAAAGTTGCTTTTCTGTCGCGGGAGCTTGCCCCGGACCAGCGGAAGCCGGTTTCCGCGGTGCCTCCCGAGGCGATCGTGACGCGCGGCGCGAGCAGCGTCGCGTTCGTGCTGCACGGCAACCGCGTGGAGGCCGTCACAGTCGAAACGGGAGAGCGCATCGGCGACCGGGTCGTCGTAAAGAGCGGTCTCAAAGCCGGCGACCGGGTGGTGCTCAGCCCCTCCGAAGACTTGCAGGATGGCGCCGAAGTTCGGATCCGGGAAGCGGAAAGTTCATAA